Proteins encoded within one genomic window of Ideonella dechloratans:
- a CDS encoding ABC transporter permease subunit, whose protein sequence is MLRLSPAFNRGFSKAWLLGGFVFLYLPIVALVVYSFNDSPLANVWRGFTLKWYGALMHDDEMLSGLWLSMKVAFFSATGSVVLGTFAAFALVKYKRFWGRTMFSGMVNAPLVMPEVVIGLSLLLMLVEVQRVTGYPDRGAMTIWLGHLLLGMSYATVVVQARLQELNPSLEEAAMDLGAKPRSVFFLITLPMISQAMMSAWLLTFTLSLDDVVVSAFLSGPGSTTMPLVIFSRARLGLNPTVNAMATLIVLAVSIGVIITSYVIARNERRRQQEIAAAARE, encoded by the coding sequence ATGTTGCGCCTGTCCCCTGCCTTCAACCGCGGCTTCAGCAAGGCTTGGCTGCTGGGCGGCTTCGTCTTCCTGTACCTGCCCATCGTCGCGCTGGTCGTCTACTCCTTCAACGACTCGCCGCTGGCCAATGTCTGGCGCGGCTTCACGCTGAAGTGGTACGGCGCCCTGATGCACGACGACGAGATGCTCAGCGGCCTGTGGCTGTCGATGAAGGTCGCCTTCTTCTCGGCCACCGGTTCGGTCGTGCTGGGCACCTTCGCCGCCTTCGCCCTGGTCAAGTACAAGCGCTTCTGGGGCCGCACCATGTTCTCCGGCATGGTCAACGCCCCGCTCGTGATGCCCGAGGTGGTCATCGGCCTGTCCCTGCTGCTGATGCTGGTGGAAGTCCAGCGCGTCACCGGCTACCCGGACCGCGGTGCGATGACCATCTGGCTGGGCCACCTGTTGCTGGGCATGTCCTACGCCACCGTGGTCGTGCAGGCCCGCCTGCAGGAACTCAACCCCAGCCTGGAAGAGGCCGCGATGGACCTGGGCGCCAAGCCACGCAGCGTGTTCTTCCTGATCACATTGCCGATGATCTCTCAGGCCATGATGTCCGCCTGGCTGCTGACTTTCACGCTGTCTCTGGACGACGTGGTGGTGTCGGCCTTCCTCTCCGGCCCGGGCTCCACCACCATGCCGCTGGTGATCTTCTCCCGCGCCCGCCTGGGTCTGAACCCCACCGTCAACGCGATGGCCACGCTGATCGTGCTGGCCGTCTCCATCGGCGTGATCATCACCAGCTACGTGATCGCCCGCAACGAACGTCGCCGCCAGCAGGAGATCGCTGCTGCCGCCCGCGAATGA
- a CDS encoding DUF3138 family protein, with amino-acid sequence MKSLSPTLLVVAMTAAFPAAAQSNEELLKELQALKQRVNELESKLQQAPAAPAGQAQWGMTPEQSAEFNRIAAKTEAAEDNMIAQGLKGLKISGYIEPTFVYNQRQNRAGFQFLNQQSDGYYYDTSFMGAASLDLLKETDSGTLWHLTLAPNRGVGAAIDGSSIIQEASVSVALTDDQTRFIAGQIPDWSGYEYQQPTLNPFTSHNLLYDFTLPVGYTGAGLDIKRGPWWIRTALANLNSAVHDAGQKSPAWAFRTDYGKDEFSGAGFASLIGTAPVFDVDGNVEKRTLAILTEVDGYFTRGDLTVQGQLSYGQQKSAAITPDANGNRRDAQWYGISGLVGYMFTPRLQGLVRADYIYNRKNGGGLFGYSQADDRNGIGPDMNGGNPDEGANRYAITVGGKYAFNENTTVKLEYRLDGADKAVFYDVKNGDYKKLNQMLATSVVVAF; translated from the coding sequence ATGAAGTCTCTGAGCCCCACCCTGCTGGTCGTTGCCATGACGGCCGCGTTCCCGGCGGCTGCCCAGTCGAACGAGGAACTGCTCAAGGAGTTGCAGGCCCTGAAGCAGCGCGTCAACGAGCTGGAATCCAAGCTCCAGCAGGCCCCGGCCGCGCCGGCCGGTCAGGCCCAGTGGGGCATGACGCCCGAACAGTCGGCCGAGTTCAACCGCATCGCCGCCAAGACCGAAGCCGCCGAGGACAACATGATTGCCCAGGGCCTCAAGGGCCTGAAGATCTCCGGCTACATCGAACCGACCTTCGTCTACAACCAGCGCCAGAACCGAGCCGGCTTCCAGTTCCTGAACCAGCAGTCGGACGGCTACTACTACGACACCTCATTCATGGGCGCCGCCTCGCTCGATCTGCTGAAGGAAACCGACAGCGGCACGCTGTGGCACCTGACGCTGGCACCCAACCGCGGTGTTGGCGCGGCCATCGACGGCTCCAGCATCATCCAGGAGGCATCGGTCTCCGTGGCGCTGACGGACGACCAGACCCGCTTCATCGCCGGCCAAATCCCCGACTGGTCCGGCTACGAGTACCAGCAGCCCACCCTGAATCCGTTCACCAGCCACAACCTGCTGTACGACTTCACGCTGCCCGTGGGCTACACCGGTGCCGGTCTGGACATCAAGCGCGGCCCCTGGTGGATCCGCACGGCCCTGGCCAACCTCAACTCGGCTGTGCATGACGCCGGTCAGAAGTCGCCGGCCTGGGCCTTCCGCACCGACTACGGCAAGGACGAGTTCAGCGGCGCCGGTTTCGCCAGCTTGATCGGCACGGCCCCTGTCTTCGACGTGGACGGCAATGTCGAGAAGCGCACCCTGGCCATCCTGACCGAGGTCGATGGCTACTTCACCCGCGGCGACCTGACGGTGCAGGGCCAGCTGAGCTACGGCCAGCAGAAGTCGGCCGCGATCACGCCGGACGCCAATGGCAACCGGCGTGACGCCCAGTGGTACGGCATCTCGGGCCTGGTGGGCTACATGTTCACCCCGCGCCTGCAGGGCCTGGTGCGCGCCGACTACATCTACAACCGCAAGAACGGCGGCGGCCTGTTCGGCTACAGCCAGGCGGATGACCGCAACGGCATCGGTCCCGACATGAACGGTGGCAACCCCGATGAAGGCGCCAACCGCTATGCCATCACTGTCGGTGGCAAGTACGCCTTCAACGAGAACACCACGGTCAAGCTCGAGTACCGCCTGGACGGCGCCGACAAGGCCGTCTTCTACGACGTGAAGAACGGCGACTACAAGAAGCTCAACCAGATGCTCGCGACCTCGGTGGTCGTGGCGTTCTGA
- a CDS encoding aldehyde dehydrogenase, whose protein sequence is MPHHVNWTERAQALKADGRAVIDGQRVAAVDGQTFAKHSPVDGRFLTDVVRGQRADIDAAVRSARAAFEDRRWAGQAPAARKKVLQRFAEKILAAKEELALLETLDMGKPIQYSMGVDVTATARCIAWYGEAVDKIYDEIAPTGDHALAMITREPMGVIGAIVPWNYPMIMAAWKLGPALAAGNSVVLKPSEKSPLTACRLAELAVEAGLPPGVFNVVPGYGHEAGEALALHMDVDAIGFTGSTRVGRRMLDYAGQSNLKRVYNELGGKSAFLVFEDYGDIARAAQTLAGSMFFNQGESCNAPSRVLVQDSIADDFVKLLAAEAPKYAPADPLHPDTVLGALVDETQLKTVMGYIDAGHSEGAQCVAGGRQARTDSGGYYVEPTVFAGVSNEMKIAREEIFGPVTSVIRFKTEEEAIAIANASSYGLQASVWSLNVNRAHRVARALRAGTVHVNQYDEDDMTVPFGGYKQSGNGRDKSLHAFDKYTELKTTWLRLD, encoded by the coding sequence ATGCCCCACCACGTGAACTGGACTGAACGCGCCCAGGCCCTCAAGGCCGATGGCCGTGCCGTGATCGACGGCCAACGCGTGGCGGCCGTTGACGGCCAGACCTTTGCCAAGCATTCGCCGGTGGACGGCCGCTTCCTGACCGACGTGGTCCGCGGCCAGCGCGCCGACATCGACGCGGCCGTGCGCAGCGCCCGCGCCGCCTTCGAGGACCGCCGCTGGGCCGGTCAGGCGCCCGCCGCCCGCAAGAAGGTGCTGCAGCGCTTTGCCGAGAAGATCCTGGCCGCCAAGGAAGAACTGGCCCTGCTTGAGACCCTGGACATGGGCAAGCCCATCCAGTACTCGATGGGCGTGGATGTGACCGCCACCGCCCGCTGCATCGCCTGGTACGGCGAGGCCGTGGACAAGATCTACGACGAGATCGCCCCCACCGGCGACCACGCCCTGGCCATGATCACCCGCGAGCCGATGGGCGTGATCGGCGCCATCGTGCCCTGGAACTACCCGATGATCATGGCCGCCTGGAAGCTGGGCCCCGCCCTGGCCGCCGGCAACTCCGTGGTCTTGAAGCCCAGCGAGAAGAGTCCGTTGACCGCCTGCCGCCTGGCCGAGCTGGCCGTCGAGGCCGGTCTGCCCCCGGGCGTCTTCAACGTGGTTCCCGGCTACGGCCACGAGGCCGGCGAGGCCCTGGCCCTGCACATGGACGTGGACGCCATCGGCTTCACCGGCTCCACCCGCGTGGGCCGCCGCATGCTGGACTACGCCGGCCAGTCCAACCTCAAGCGCGTCTACAACGAGCTGGGCGGCAAGTCGGCCTTCCTGGTCTTTGAAGACTACGGCGACATCGCCCGCGCCGCCCAGACCCTGGCCGGCAGCATGTTCTTCAACCAGGGCGAGAGCTGCAACGCGCCCTCGCGCGTGCTGGTGCAGGACAGCATCGCCGACGATTTCGTGAAGCTGCTGGCCGCCGAGGCGCCCAAGTACGCTCCGGCCGACCCGCTGCACCCCGACACCGTGCTGGGTGCCCTGGTGGACGAGACCCAGCTCAAGACGGTGATGGGCTACATCGACGCCGGCCACAGCGAAGGCGCGCAGTGCGTGGCCGGCGGCCGCCAGGCCCGCACCGACAGCGGCGGCTACTACGTCGAGCCCACCGTGTTCGCCGGTGTCAGCAACGAGATGAAGATCGCCCGCGAGGAGATCTTCGGCCCGGTCACCAGCGTGATCCGCTTCAAGACCGAGGAAGAGGCCATCGCCATCGCCAACGCCTCCAGCTACGGCCTGCAGGCCAGCGTCTGGAGCCTCAACGTCAACCGCGCCCACCGCGTGGCCCGCGCCTTGCGCGCCGGCACGGTGCACGTCAACCAATACGACGAGGACGACATGACCGTGCCCTTCGGCGGCTACAAGCAGAGCGGCAACGGGCGCGACAAGTCCCTGCATGCCTTCGACAAGTACACCGAACTGAAAACCACCTGGCTGCGGCTGGACTGA
- the glnT gene encoding type III glutamate--ammonia ligase produces MSDTQRESLQARGVHTLLAQFTDMHGVAKGKYVPLAQLDELIETGAGFAGPSIWGTGLPRTGPRAEYYARADLAHPIDPLPWQPGYARVVCDGFVAGQPFEACPRQVLKRASARLAERGWQLKTGIEPEFFLLQKQEGRWLPADDGDRLDKPSYDLKSLPRKAAFLHGLQDTLSGWGRQVLQLDHEDAHGQYEVNFAYDEALASADHLMGFKLAAQALAEREGWVFSMMPKPFANQPGSGLHFHVSLWDLKDPAHGKGLFSPSADERTQGHDLSLLGRQFIAGVLAHAPALCALAAPTVNSYKRLVVGESLSGTTWAPAYVAHGPNNRTAMVRTLPGRFEWRLPDASANPYLATAVLIAAGLDGIDRGLDPGPACTEDLFALSLGEIHRRGVPLLPQSLAEAVDALAADAVVAAALGPVLHGEFLRLKRDEWLGYARHVSTWELERYAATF; encoded by the coding sequence ATGAGCGACACGCAGCGTGAGTCATTGCAAGCCCGGGGCGTGCACACGCTGCTGGCCCAGTTCACCGACATGCATGGCGTGGCCAAGGGCAAGTACGTGCCCCTGGCCCAGTTGGACGAGTTGATCGAGACCGGCGCTGGCTTTGCGGGGCCCTCCATCTGGGGCACCGGCCTGCCGCGCACCGGCCCCCGGGCCGAGTACTACGCCCGGGCTGACCTGGCGCACCCGATCGATCCCCTGCCCTGGCAGCCCGGCTACGCCCGGGTGGTGTGCGACGGCTTCGTCGCCGGCCAGCCCTTCGAGGCCTGCCCGCGCCAGGTGCTCAAGCGCGCCAGCGCCCGCCTGGCCGAGCGCGGCTGGCAGCTCAAGACCGGCATCGAGCCCGAGTTCTTCCTGCTGCAGAAACAGGAGGGGCGTTGGCTGCCCGCCGACGATGGCGACCGGCTGGACAAACCCAGCTACGACCTGAAGTCGCTGCCCCGCAAGGCCGCCTTCCTGCATGGTTTGCAGGACACCTTGAGCGGCTGGGGTCGCCAGGTGCTGCAGCTGGACCACGAGGACGCCCACGGCCAGTACGAGGTCAACTTCGCCTACGACGAGGCCCTGGCCAGCGCCGACCACCTGATGGGCTTCAAGCTCGCCGCCCAGGCTCTGGCCGAGCGCGAAGGCTGGGTCTTCTCGATGATGCCCAAGCCCTTTGCCAACCAGCCTGGCAGCGGCCTGCACTTCCATGTCTCGCTGTGGGACCTGAAGGACCCGGCCCACGGCAAGGGCCTCTTCAGCCCCAGCGCGGACGAGCGGACCCAGGGCCATGACCTGTCGCTGCTGGGCCGCCAGTTCATCGCCGGCGTGCTGGCCCATGCGCCGGCGCTGTGCGCGCTGGCTGCCCCCACGGTCAACAGCTACAAGCGCCTGGTGGTGGGGGAATCGCTCTCGGGCACCACCTGGGCGCCGGCCTATGTGGCCCATGGCCCCAACAACCGCACCGCCATGGTCCGCACCCTGCCCGGCCGCTTCGAGTGGCGGCTGCCCGACGCCAGCGCCAACCCCTACCTGGCCACCGCGGTGCTGATTGCAGCCGGTCTGGACGGCATCGACCGCGGCCTGGATCCGGGGCCGGCCTGCACCGAGGACCTGTTCGCCCTGTCCCTGGGCGAGATCCATCGGCGTGGCGTCCCGCTGCTGCCGCAGTCCCTGGCCGAGGCGGTGGACGCCCTGGCCGCCGACGCGGTGGTGGCCGCCGCCCTGGGCCCGGTGTTGCATGGCGAGTTCCTGCGTCTCAAGCGTGACGAATGGTTGGGCTACGCTCGACACGTCAGCACTTGGGAGCTCGAGCGCTATGCCGCCACCTTCTGA
- a CDS encoding ABC transporter substrate-binding protein — translation MPPPSERRRNWLKAALAAGVALPWSTARAQSEPVGTRETIRLGQSVPLSGPAQHLGIEYQRGLQLAVQAANAAGGVRGQRLELISYDDRYEPEVALANTQDLMADKVFALVGYVGTDAVNRCLPLAEKAGVPMLAPLTGAESLRRNPSRWLWHLRPGLSAETTLIARSLRTIGFRRVAVLQQDDADGQAGMDALQQALAAAGLPPPVALARVARNSTNQVEWKSRDIQSAAHTLMSGNPMAVVFLAAYASTAAVMLALRDAGFAGGCYATSLSSAAAIGPLLGAKAGGLSVTQVMPSPFDSSRPVVATYQRLLQVSGGPAPEYVSLEGWVAGNAIVEGLRRMPRGGGRAAFMQAMEGLAGWDAGGLVLRWDAQRRQAISEVAMTVLDREGRPIR, via the coding sequence ATGCCGCCACCTTCTGAACGTCGCCGCAACTGGCTCAAAGCGGCCCTGGCTGCGGGCGTGGCCCTGCCCTGGTCGACCGCACGGGCCCAGTCGGAGCCCGTCGGCACCCGCGAGACGATCCGCCTGGGCCAGTCGGTGCCTCTGTCGGGCCCGGCCCAGCACCTGGGCATCGAGTACCAGCGCGGCCTGCAACTGGCCGTGCAGGCCGCCAATGCCGCCGGGGGCGTGCGCGGTCAGCGCCTGGAGCTGATCAGCTACGACGACCGCTACGAACCCGAAGTGGCCCTGGCCAACACCCAGGACCTGATGGCGGACAAGGTCTTCGCCCTGGTCGGCTACGTGGGCACCGATGCGGTGAACCGCTGCCTGCCCCTGGCCGAGAAGGCCGGCGTGCCGATGCTGGCCCCGCTGACCGGCGCCGAGAGCCTGCGGCGCAACCCCTCGCGCTGGCTGTGGCACCTGCGCCCCGGCCTGAGCGCCGAAACCACCCTGATCGCCCGCAGCCTGCGCACCATCGGCTTCCGCCGGGTGGCGGTGCTGCAGCAGGACGATGCCGACGGTCAGGCCGGCATGGACGCCCTGCAGCAGGCCCTGGCCGCCGCCGGCCTGCCGCCGCCGGTGGCCCTGGCCCGCGTGGCCCGCAACTCCACCAACCAGGTGGAATGGAAGTCGCGCGACATCCAGAGCGCGGCCCACACCCTGATGTCGGGCAATCCGATGGCGGTGGTGTTCCTCGCCGCCTATGCCTCCACCGCCGCGGTGATGTTGGCCTTGCGCGATGCCGGCTTTGCCGGTGGCTGCTACGCCACCAGTCTGTCCAGCGCCGCGGCCATCGGGCCGCTGCTGGGCGCCAAGGCGGGTGGCCTGTCGGTCACCCAGGTCATGCCCTCGCCTTTCGACAGCTCGCGTCCCGTGGTGGCCACCTACCAGCGCCTGCTGCAGGTCAGCGGCGGGCCCGCACCGGAGTACGTCTCGCTCGAAGGTTGGGTGGCGGGCAACGCCATCGTCGAGGGCCTGCGGCGCATGCCGCGGGGCGGCGGCCGGGCGGCCTTCATGCAGGCGATGGAGGGCCTGGCCGGCTGGGATGCCGGCGGCCTGGTGCTGCGCTGGGACGCGCAGCGGCGTCAGGCCATCTCTGAAGTGGCCATGACGGTGCTGGACCGCGAAGGCCGGCCGATCCGCTGA
- a CDS encoding c-type cytochrome, producing the protein MSTLKSILSAGGLSLMALAGALHSELAQAAGDAKVGARVYAENCAECHSTKEGKNKKGPSLFQSFGRKAGAVGDFAYSDALKASGKAWTEAELDAYLTLPKKAIPGGKMKFDGLPEAKDRADVIAYLATLK; encoded by the coding sequence ATGTCGACATTGAAATCCATCCTCAGCGCAGGCGGCCTGAGCCTGATGGCGCTGGCCGGGGCGCTGCACTCCGAGCTGGCGCAGGCCGCGGGCGACGCCAAGGTGGGCGCCCGCGTCTATGCCGAGAACTGTGCCGAGTGCCACAGCACCAAGGAAGGCAAGAACAAGAAGGGGCCGTCCTTGTTCCAGAGCTTCGGTCGCAAGGCCGGGGCGGTGGGCGACTTCGCCTACTCTGACGCACTCAAGGCCAGCGGCAAGGCTTGGACCGAGGCCGAGCTGGATGCCTATCTGACCCTGCCGAAGAAGGCCATTCCTGGCGGGAAGATGAAGTTCGACGGCCTGCCCGAGGCCAAGGACCGGGCCGACGTCATCGCCTACCTGGCCACGCTGAAGTGA
- a CDS encoding cytochrome C, protein MTLSRHFHRWRLWLTRAAGLLAALTAATPSHAVPSYARQTGQDCVACHVGGFGPQLTPYGVKFKLGGYADTDGQPGKLPLSGMLVASMTRTAKDQAEPPADGAKLNNNKTLDEASLFIAGRLADQLGTFTQITYDGVGKSSSLDQMDVRFAHSTSLAGKDLTLGVSLNNNPGVQDPFNTMPVWGYPYAASALGFSGPETGTLINGGLEQHVLGLTAYGFYDNQWYAELGGYRDLSRTMQERMSLGTADDPGRVSNAGYWRLAWFQDHHSRAYSVGLFGFNAGIQPDRQPGGPRNQYHDVGIDGQYQFLGTREHIFTLQGSTIWERQKRDAMVAAGEADHAHGYLRETRVNASYNYQQTYGLSLGRFMTTGDRDSLLYSSNGAMVPNTRGTVFQADWTPWGKEDSWQAPWANLRLGLQYTAYNQYNGAFRNVDGNGRKASDNNTLFLFAWTSF, encoded by the coding sequence ATGACCTTGTCCCGACATTTCCACCGATGGCGCCTGTGGCTGACCCGCGCCGCCGGCCTGCTGGCCGCGCTGACAGCCGCCACGCCCAGCCACGCCGTGCCCAGCTATGCCCGCCAGACCGGGCAGGACTGCGTGGCCTGCCACGTGGGCGGCTTCGGCCCGCAGCTGACGCCTTACGGCGTCAAGTTCAAGCTCGGCGGCTACGCCGACACCGATGGCCAGCCGGGCAAGCTGCCCCTGTCGGGCATGCTGGTGGCCTCGATGACCCGCACCGCCAAGGACCAGGCCGAGCCGCCGGCCGACGGCGCCAAGCTCAACAACAACAAGACGCTGGACGAGGCCTCGCTGTTCATCGCCGGCCGGCTGGCCGACCAGCTGGGCACCTTCACCCAGATCACCTATGACGGCGTGGGCAAGTCCAGTTCGCTGGACCAGATGGACGTGCGCTTCGCGCACAGCACCAGCCTGGCCGGCAAGGACCTGACCCTGGGGGTTTCGCTGAACAACAACCCCGGTGTGCAGGACCCGTTCAACACCATGCCGGTCTGGGGCTACCCGTATGCGGCCTCGGCCCTGGGCTTCAGCGGTCCGGAGACCGGCACGCTGATCAACGGCGGGCTGGAGCAGCATGTGCTGGGCCTGACCGCCTACGGCTTCTATGACAACCAGTGGTATGCCGAACTGGGGGGCTATCGCGACCTCTCGCGCACGATGCAGGAGCGCATGAGCCTGGGCACCGCGGACGATCCCGGCCGCGTGTCCAATGCCGGCTACTGGCGCCTGGCCTGGTTCCAGGACCACCACAGCCGCGCCTATTCGGTGGGCCTGTTCGGCTTCAACGCCGGCATCCAGCCCGACCGCCAGCCCGGCGGGCCGCGCAACCAGTACCACGACGTCGGCATCGACGGCCAGTACCAGTTCCTGGGCACCCGCGAGCACATCTTCACCCTGCAGGGCAGCACCATCTGGGAGCGCCAGAAGCGTGACGCCATGGTTGCCGCGGGCGAGGCGGACCACGCCCACGGCTACCTGCGTGAGACGCGGGTGAACGCCTCCTACAACTACCAGCAGACCTACGGCCTGAGCCTGGGCCGCTTCATGACCACCGGCGACCGCGACAGCCTGCTCTACAGCAGCAACGGTGCCATGGTGCCCAACACCCGCGGCACGGTGTTCCAGGCCGACTGGACGCCCTGGGGCAAGGAAGATTCCTGGCAGGCGCCGTGGGCCAACCTGCGCCTGGGCCTGCAGTACACCGCCTACAACCAGTACAACGGCGCCTTCCGCAACGTCGATGGCAACGGGCGCAAGGCTTCTGACAACAACACGCTGTTCCTCTTCGCCTGGACCAGCTTCTGA
- a CDS encoding cytochrome b, with amino-acid sequence MASPELPTPSADSAAWHPRPIVVAHWLTFGLLVAAFGFVLGRDYVDGKALESLLLMLHRWAGLSIALLAFTRLVLRTRLRLAEGTSDDPAWQRWIAAGIHALLYLFMLGLPLLGWVLSSAQGQTVNLPWGGHLPALMEPDPDLADTLEDWHGTLAWIFAGLIGLHAAAALFHHWVRRDGVLAAMWPPARASR; translated from the coding sequence ATGGCTTCTCCGGAACTCCCCACCCCGTCCGCAGACTCGGCGGCCTGGCATCCGCGCCCCATCGTGGTGGCTCACTGGCTGACCTTCGGTCTGCTGGTGGCGGCCTTCGGCTTCGTGCTGGGGCGGGACTACGTCGATGGCAAGGCGCTCGAGTCCTTGCTGCTGATGCTGCACCGTTGGGCGGGTCTGTCGATTGCCTTGCTGGCTTTCACCCGCCTGGTGCTGCGCACCCGGCTGCGCCTGGCCGAAGGCACCTCCGATGACCCCGCCTGGCAGCGTTGGATCGCCGCGGGCATCCATGCGCTGCTCTACCTGTTCATGCTGGGCCTGCCGCTGTTGGGCTGGGTGCTCAGCAGCGCCCAGGGGCAGACGGTGAACCTGCCCTGGGGCGGCCATCTGCCGGCCCTGATGGAGCCGGACCCGGACCTGGCCGACACGCTGGAGGACTGGCACGGCACCCTGGCCTGGATCTTCGCCGGCCTGATTGGCCTGCACGCTGCTGCGGCGCTGTTCCACCACTGGGTGCGCCGGGACGGCGTGCTCGCGGCGATGTGGCCGCCGGCCCGCGCCTCGCGCTGA
- a CDS encoding sensor histidine kinase → MTLADPPSLRGRLLRLLWWPLLAVLLLSAVYDYNQWADRARSNQDLALSRIAIALATRLDVDADDTHDDDVGPHLARTVQAMQLADGRDRLFFAVQDAKGNLLGGDARLMTLIAPPLGDWAVFADTRWQGSDVRVVALPHRSPLGPVTVVVAETTERRVGQIHHVLVDTVVPNLVLLLLALGLVWLGVNFALAPLDRLSEQVGHRSQEDLGQIPESPLPSELKPLVVALNRLMAHLRASAQVQQAFLSNAAHQLRTPLAGVVNQIELVSREVAGEPRERLAGVQEALQRMTRSTHQMLALARSGPQAAAAEAAAPVDLAELLEDAASQWLDTALAAEVDLGFESQPAAVRGSAWMLHELLGNLIHNALRHSPPGGRVTVRCGSDDSGGAWLEVEDEGPGIPPALRDKVFDRFFQAPGAAPGGSGLGLAIVREVAERHQAQVRLLDGAEGRGLRVRVEFPAAL, encoded by the coding sequence ATGACCCTGGCCGATCCGCCCTCCCTGCGTGGCCGGCTGCTGCGCCTGCTGTGGTGGCCGCTGCTGGCCGTGCTGCTGCTCAGCGCCGTGTACGACTACAACCAGTGGGCCGACCGGGCCCGCAGCAACCAGGATCTGGCGCTCTCGCGCATTGCCATCGCGCTGGCCACCCGGCTGGACGTGGATGCCGACGACACGCACGACGACGACGTCGGTCCCCATCTGGCCCGCACCGTGCAGGCCATGCAACTGGCCGACGGGCGGGATCGCCTCTTTTTCGCGGTGCAGGATGCCAAGGGCAACTTGCTGGGGGGTGACGCGCGATTGATGACCCTGATCGCGCCGCCGCTGGGCGACTGGGCGGTGTTTGCGGACACCCGTTGGCAGGGCAGCGATGTGCGGGTGGTGGCCTTGCCGCACCGCTCGCCCCTGGGGCCGGTGACGGTGGTGGTGGCCGAGACGACGGAGCGCCGCGTCGGCCAGATCCACCATGTGCTGGTGGACACCGTCGTGCCCAATCTGGTGCTGCTGCTGCTGGCCCTGGGCCTGGTGTGGCTGGGGGTGAACTTCGCCCTGGCGCCGCTGGATCGCCTGAGCGAGCAGGTGGGGCATCGTTCGCAGGAGGATCTGGGCCAGATTCCCGAATCTCCGCTGCCCAGCGAACTCAAGCCGCTGGTTGTGGCGCTCAACCGGCTCATGGCCCATCTGCGGGCCTCGGCCCAGGTGCAGCAGGCCTTTCTCTCCAATGCGGCGCATCAGCTGCGCACGCCGCTGGCGGGGGTGGTCAACCAGATCGAGTTGGTCAGCCGCGAGGTGGCGGGTGAGCCACGCGAGCGCCTGGCCGGGGTGCAGGAGGCGCTGCAGCGCATGACCCGCTCGACCCACCAGATGCTGGCGCTGGCGCGGTCGGGGCCGCAGGCGGCCGCGGCCGAGGCCGCGGCGCCGGTCGATCTGGCCGAACTGCTGGAGGACGCCGCTTCCCAGTGGCTGGACACCGCGCTGGCCGCCGAGGTGGACCTGGGTTTCGAGTCCCAGCCGGCGGCGGTGCGGGGGTCGGCCTGGATGCTGCATGAACTCCTGGGCAATCTGATCCACAACGCCTTGAGACACAGCCCACCCGGTGGCCGTGTGACCGTGCGCTGCGGCAGCGATGACTCCGGCGGCGCCTGGCTGGAGGTGGAGGACGAGGGGCCGGGCATCCCGCCGGCCCTGCGCGACAAGGTCTTCGACCGCTTCTTCCAGGCGCCGGGGGCCGCACCCGGCGGCAGCGGCCTGGGCCTGGCCATCGTGCGCGAGGTGGCCGAGCGGCACCAGGCGCAGGTGCGTCTGCTGGACGGAGCGGAAGGCCGGGGGCTGCGGGTGCGCGTGGAGTTTCCCGCCGCGCTGTGA
- a CDS encoding response regulator, whose translation MRILLVEDDELLQRALAAALAEAGMELDVLGAAEPALDALSHGMHDLAIVDIGLPGMDGLALLRELRRSGNKVPVLMLTARDGLDDRVQGLNEGADDYLIKPFLLPELLARVQALIRRSQSAASSRVEVGPLAMDIASHEAELAGQPLTLTGREWDLLLALVLATPKVLAKRKLADSLSRWDKEITDNAIEIYVSRVRNKLADSGVTIRTVRGIGYRLDLVPA comes from the coding sequence ATGCGCATCCTGCTGGTGGAGGACGACGAACTGCTGCAACGCGCGCTGGCGGCGGCCCTGGCCGAGGCGGGCATGGAGCTGGACGTGCTTGGCGCGGCCGAGCCCGCCCTGGACGCCTTGTCCCACGGCATGCACGACCTGGCCATCGTGGACATCGGCCTGCCGGGCATGGATGGTCTGGCTCTGCTGCGGGAACTGCGGCGCAGCGGCAACAAGGTGCCGGTGCTGATGCTGACGGCCCGGGACGGCCTGGACGACCGCGTGCAGGGCCTCAATGAAGGGGCGGACGACTACCTGATCAAGCCCTTTCTGCTGCCGGAATTGCTGGCCCGGGTGCAGGCCCTGATCCGCCGCAGCCAGTCGGCGGCGAGTTCCCGGGTGGAGGTGGGCCCGCTGGCGATGGACATCGCCAGCCACGAGGCCGAGCTGGCGGGGCAGCCGCTGACCCTGACGGGGCGGGAGTGGGACCTGCTGCTGGCCCTGGTGCTGGCCACGCCCAAGGTGCTGGCCAAGCGCAAGCTGGCCGACAGCCTGAGCCGCTGGGACAAGGAGATCACCGACAACGCCATCGAGATCTACGTCTCGCGGGTGCGCAACAAGCTGGCCGACAGCGGGGTGACGATCCGCACCGTGCGGGGCATCGGCTACCGGCTGGATCTGGTGCCGGCATGA